The Micromonospora sp. NBC_00421 genome contains a region encoding:
- a CDS encoding Crp/Fnr family transcriptional regulator, producing MDEVLARSGIFQGVDPEAAEALAKEMETIDVRKGEIVFNEGEPGDSLYILLSGKIKVGRRAADGRQNLIAVMGPSDMVGELSLFDPGPRTATATAVTDTRLVRLRKQALRPWLNNRPEIAEQLLRVLARRLRRTNDSLADLIFTDVPGRVAKNLLQMAGRFGTRDGGVLRVTHDLTQEEIAQLVGASRETVNKALADFASRGWLRLDGKSIIILDPERLARRARV from the coding sequence ATGGACGAGGTACTGGCTCGCAGCGGGATCTTCCAGGGTGTCGACCCGGAGGCTGCCGAGGCGCTCGCCAAAGAGATGGAGACGATCGACGTCCGCAAAGGCGAGATCGTCTTCAACGAGGGCGAGCCCGGCGACAGTCTCTACATCCTCCTGTCCGGCAAGATCAAGGTGGGGCGTCGGGCAGCCGACGGCCGGCAGAACCTGATCGCCGTGATGGGCCCGTCGGACATGGTCGGTGAGCTCTCGCTCTTCGACCCCGGCCCGCGTACGGCCACGGCCACGGCGGTCACCGACACCCGGCTGGTACGGCTGCGCAAGCAGGCCCTGCGCCCCTGGCTGAACAACCGGCCCGAGATCGCCGAGCAGTTGCTGCGGGTGCTCGCCCGTAGGCTGCGCCGGACGAACGACTCGCTGGCCGACCTGATCTTCACCGACGTGCCGGGCCGGGTCGCCAAGAACCTGCTCCAGATGGCCGGCCGGTTCGGCACCCGCGACGGCGGCGTGCTGCGGGTGACCCACGACCTGACCCAGGAGGAGATCGCCCAGCTCGTCGGCGCCTCCCGGGAGACGGTCAACAAGGCGCTCGCCGACTTCGCCTCCCGTGGCTGGCTGCGACTGGACGGCAAGAGCATCATCATCCTCGACCCGGAGCGTCTCGCCCGCCGCGCGCGGGTCTGA
- a CDS encoding adenosylcobinamide amidohydrolase has product MLSDPVLTHRPEDGWDIPLLVWRARRPLRAVSSGPLGGGVGVRNWVVNATVPMSYRRDDPATHLAALADRLGLDGPGIGLLTGVDVAEVVTRTDTGVRAWATVGLGTPLWAAVPAEAVVPAPAGVSGTAPVQRVGTVNIVVYVPAALGDAALVNAVATATEAKCQAIGELGLPGTGTPTDSVTVLCPAGGPALPTEPYGGPRSTWGAPLARAVHAAVRAGGSVSCVPWSERRTG; this is encoded by the coding sequence GTGCTGAGCGACCCCGTGCTGACCCACCGCCCCGAGGACGGATGGGATATTCCGCTACTCGTGTGGCGGGCCCGCCGGCCCCTGCGGGCGGTCAGCTCCGGCCCGCTCGGTGGCGGTGTCGGCGTACGCAACTGGGTGGTCAACGCGACAGTGCCGATGTCGTACCGCCGGGACGACCCGGCGACCCACCTGGCCGCGCTCGCCGACCGGCTCGGCCTCGACGGGCCCGGGATCGGCCTGCTCACCGGCGTGGACGTCGCCGAGGTGGTGACCCGGACCGACACCGGCGTACGGGCCTGGGCCACCGTCGGCCTCGGCACCCCCCTCTGGGCCGCCGTCCCGGCGGAGGCCGTGGTGCCGGCTCCTGCCGGGGTGTCGGGTACCGCGCCGGTGCAGCGGGTCGGGACGGTCAACATCGTCGTCTACGTGCCGGCGGCGCTCGGGGACGCCGCGCTGGTGAACGCCGTCGCCACCGCGACCGAGGCGAAGTGCCAGGCGATCGGGGAACTGGGCCTGCCGGGCACCGGTACCCCCACCGACTCGGTCACCGTGCTCTGCCCCGCCGGTGGGCCCGCCCTCCCGACCGAGCCGTACGGGGGACCCCGGTCGACCTGGGGCGCCCCGCTCGCCCGGGCCGTCCACGCGGCCGTCCGGGCCGGCGGGTCGGTCTCCTGCGTCCCGTGGTCGGAGCGGCGGACGGGCTGA
- a CDS encoding CapA family protein: MYSAAFSKPRPRRRAVLASGALLAVLLAGCSQPDDSPEPVWRPGGGGGASGSPVPSGAAADKGAAVTLSATGDIVMGMAPSRLPANGGKGFFDEVEGALKADLVMGNLEEPLTTDTGTGKCGADSSNCYQFRVPPEYAGHLKDAGFQLLNQANNHGYDFGPQGYENTRQALEKHGLKHTGAPDQITVVEVGGVKVAVAGFSSYPWSNSLVDIDAAKGVVEKAATMADLVVVQVHMGGEGSDKTRVRPGTEMFLGENRGDPVKFSHAMIDAGADLIVGHGPHVLRGMEFYQGRLIAYSLGNFAGGARSLNPTGRLGWGGVLKVSLKPDGSFAGGSFTSTRMSSVGKPTMDSADQGLGLVKQLSGNDFPRTGARFDGKGKISPPEAG; encoded by the coding sequence ATGTACTCTGCCGCCTTCTCGAAGCCCCGTCCCCGCCGCCGCGCCGTGCTCGCCTCCGGCGCGCTGCTCGCCGTGCTCCTCGCAGGCTGTTCCCAGCCCGACGACTCCCCGGAGCCGGTCTGGCGTCCGGGCGGCGGTGGTGGTGCCAGCGGTTCCCCGGTGCCGAGCGGCGCAGCGGCCGACAAGGGCGCGGCGGTCACCCTCTCGGCCACCGGCGACATCGTGATGGGGATGGCCCCGTCCCGGTTGCCCGCCAACGGCGGCAAGGGCTTCTTCGACGAGGTCGAGGGAGCACTCAAGGCCGACCTGGTGATGGGCAACCTGGAGGAGCCGCTCACCACCGACACCGGCACCGGCAAGTGCGGCGCCGACTCCAGCAACTGCTACCAGTTCCGGGTTCCGCCGGAGTACGCCGGCCACCTCAAGGACGCCGGTTTCCAGCTGCTCAACCAGGCCAACAACCACGGTTACGACTTCGGGCCGCAGGGCTACGAGAACACCCGGCAGGCGCTGGAGAAGCACGGCCTGAAGCACACCGGTGCGCCGGACCAGATCACCGTGGTCGAGGTCGGCGGGGTGAAGGTCGCGGTGGCCGGCTTCTCGTCGTACCCCTGGTCGAACAGCCTGGTCGACATCGACGCCGCCAAGGGAGTGGTCGAGAAGGCCGCCACCATGGCCGACCTGGTCGTGGTGCAGGTGCACATGGGCGGCGAGGGGTCGGACAAGACCCGGGTCCGCCCCGGCACCGAGATGTTCCTCGGCGAGAACCGGGGCGACCCGGTGAAGTTCTCCCACGCCATGATCGACGCCGGGGCCGACCTGATCGTCGGACACGGCCCGCACGTGCTGCGCGGGATGGAGTTCTACCAGGGCCGGCTGATCGCGTACAGCCTGGGTAACTTCGCCGGGGGTGCCCGGTCGCTCAACCCGACCGGCCGGCTCGGCTGGGGCGGGGTGCTGAAGGTCTCCCTCAAGCCGGACGGCAGCTTCGCGGGCGGCTCGTTCACCTCCACCCGGATGAGTTCGGTGGGCAAGCCGACGATGGATTCGGCCGACCAGGGGCTCGGCCTGGTCAAGCAGCTCAGTGGCAACGACTTCCCGCGTACCGGGGCGCGGTTCGACGGCAAGGGGAAGATCAGCCCGCCCGAGGCCGGCTGA